gacatacttttcttgagtttcatcaaaattagaccaaaaatatataacatttcgctatttttccttgagaaattccaaatattgaaaaatttgacctttgaccttctcgatttaagggttggcgttttccgattttagtaaaactttcagactatatttaaaattacatggactataatattctgaatagcttttacttaaaaatcataacagtaaggaaattcggctcattcgccaaaatatggccaaaaaattagtttttctcgaaaatcgcaaaatttaaatcgcaggtacggaaaaactatagcatttttattccctattgtgttgacaataaatccccaagtgatgatcaaaaaattctgaaatttgtttaacaaaatttttaaaaatttgaaattggagttttgaaactgccgttaaaaaaatatttttttttggtcatacatcttaataggttaacggtatcctacgaagacaaaaactcatatacaagtaaatatgtatatattttaagtaaaaatagctcttattttaatatatctcaaaatatgttaattttgttcacacgtttcttgttctagtggcctgagacacgttaatggcctggcgattttttaataattcttttaaattaaattgcaaaagtaataatttaatggcaaaattttaacaaaaactgaaaaaattgcatttttttccccttgtaaatgcaccacaaaactaaatcgcaagtcggcacgcgttgcaatcatgatataaagacaaaatttcatatttaactatagttttatatatataaaaaaaaattagagggtatgcgttccgaaattccaaaaaaaaattttgggacactctaatgtacagtggaggccaggtaattaagacaaaaattgcttgctaaattccatgtgattctaaattaatttgtcaaatatttccacaaatatgtatggatAAGAACTGTTTTAAcaacaagtgtgttttattcaactgtgttaattcatacatattcaccacgaacacataagatttttctacagcttgaccaacaattttatttttaaataaacatattttctaacatttatatcattatatttttattattataaaatattcggaccaaatttcgtatttttcgTTGAGGTGAGTCAACggatttccacatatctttgtccatatatgttgtactgatttttccaaacatttttgagaaactagaaatattaataataaatttcacacCCTTAGATCCTTttgttttggctctatcgcattCATTCagttcatgaaaaaaaattcaagtaattgtcttaaatagctggccaccactgtatataactAAGGACACTTTAATACAAACGAATGTGAGTTTATTCATTATGTGGTAAAAGCACTCACTTATTATGTTATTCACGTCATTTACATTAaagatttatacaaaaatggGACTTCAAACTTTGTTCAAAACTTGGCACATCATATTTGTAACCacaacactttaaattttattatgttttttgtctctcctgtaaaatttaaaaaaagtgttgataggcccttttgcattttaggtgacgatatatactaagccatttttaaaattagctAGTTTcgaaaaactcgatttttgaaaattgacaAAAATCGATAAAGTATTTCAGCCTAACTGCAAATGCCTTATTGTAGGTTTTAAGTCcataaaatttactattattttaaatttcgtaccataaaacaaatttcaaatataatttaaaatgttttttttttattattttaaaaaaaagttttttgttttgaacttttatgtatactttgttttttttaattttttgaaatttcttttttttattgaaactattttcatttatttgaaagttttgaaaaaaacaaaagttctattttaaaataaagttgacattaacaaaaattaactttatcaTTTCTTTCATGGTTAGGGTGTTTAAGTTTTTGAATTATTGTTCTTCTGGTTGACCATATGAAAGGTTATTATTATACTTATACtaataaacttatataaatacatagaaaCATAAAAGTGCAGTCCTAATGCAAATGCAATTTTCTGatgcatttttttgtatatgaTTCATTTTTACTGTATATATTAAAATGAGAATTGTTTAGTAAATCGTGTAAACTCACACACTTCGTCGTATATGTGtgctaaaaattaagaaaatctaaAGACCAATGGTAAATTTATGGGTCGATGTACGGTAAAAATTCCCGAGGTGGTCAAgtggtcaaaattcaaaactcgaCAAgtcaaatatcattaaaatcgggctaagggtttagaagtcaCATATTTacttccctctttttttctataccactgtgcggtgatattaatgttgaattttaaaagaaaatatttaacaaaaaacaataaagcattaaataaaaagcattgcatacttttagccatattgtttattgttgtcGTTAACAAGCATGTGCACCATAATTGTTTAACATATAGATATCTAGCGACCGTTAGAGGGAGCCACGTATTGTTTTAAGAGATTCTCAGGCAATACCTCAAAACAATACTTGAAATgtattcaaaaactattttaaaaagatgattctgtaataaaaatgtatgttacaGATCTTTCAGAAATTGAATATCGACTTTTctacttaaggtagggtcacacatggcaaatatttgctcaaaaaagcgtaaccactatTCAATCAAACAgcaacaaataaaactaaattttttgttttgaatcatccaaagtaaaacaagtttttgaaataaataaaagaattcaaatatattttatttaagacgtaaccactaactttttagtcaaatatttgtcatgtgtgaccctacctttagcaATATGTCTATTTTATTAACgggacaattttcaaaaaaggcgAAAAGTGTCGGAATTTTCATAATATAAGAAAACAACTGCCATTACTTTAATCTTTTCTCCCAAAATTCTATACATATTTATGCAATTTATACaatcttaattttataataaacccATGTCAGAtacattttagaaaataatcccttcaaatacatacattttttaataattttctgagtcgattgatTCCAAAGATCCATTATTTTTGAGCGACACATACATATTCGTAACTTATTAATCTGATGTGGAGAAAACATTTTTggagaattttaattttaaataagcgtaacaatatgaaatcaattttgatgttttgacgaattcaaacaaaaatcaattttttagggAAATTCTCATGGAATATTGGTACCTaaagatataaaaatgtttgatacccaacaaattgagacttctTGATTGTAACAGAATAGCTAACAGAATAGATCacttttgtagaataaacatatattccagctggtctgaattctttttacagtgggtcaaagttgtAATTTGTTGATCGATATACTaactaaaaacattttgtaagttaatgtctgagagaattcttattatggggataatttttgtggaagatcttaaccctctagctcctctctttaagggtcaatttgaaaattttttcgatgaaatcaaaataagtcCTTTCATAAAGGACATTCGATGATTAAAATATTGTACgaaaatgtttttccaaaaatttcagtgggggtcgccaaaaataccaaagttgtaaacaaAACCTTATACGCctaattatcaaaattacacGTCACCTTGCGtcccacattttttaaaaatattgccaaaaatccaagtatgatccgactgagctgaaattaaaaatataaatagtccctAACAAGATATACAAAAACCGTGCACAGAtaagttcaagagatatttaggtttatttatttatttcttttaattctgctcgatcttttttgtttttttagacttgGAGGGCCTATGAAGGGTCGACTTTTTTtaagtatatatataaaattctgcataaaatcaaaacaacatgGATCCAAATTTGCAAtatgtaaaaatggccgtatttttacgtttttttacccaaaaagtccctatatttttttcttttgtagaaatattttttttcggtgctatataaaatttgtatatgattccaaaagagaacctaatgcaaaaacgtCCATAGTAAAACTTGGCCCACTTAAGCGGACCTAGTCGTCCCCAGATATATCCAaacttatattaaaaaaaataaatataccatagaatattttaatcctcaaCATGGATTTGTTTGGATTTTCACGAAAAAAGGATCTACCACAAAAAGTATCtcaataaaattccacaatataactctgacagtAAGAagtctctcagacattaacttagaatattttttcagttagtataaaaaaaaattaggaccagctggactataagtttatccaaaaatgcttaaacataaaacttatttaattaattattataagacaattatgaatctTCATATATAATTGAAATTAGGACAACTGTTGACCTATTTTCGTCaaactttacagtataattcaGATTACCTAGTactaatttatgcaaaattgtaTAAGGATTGCAGCATactaaacatatttatgactgctctaGCAGTATTCTCATTTTAGGTGGTTTAGGTGAAATTataccgatattgcccattttcagccagctagctccttttgtTTGCGTCCTATCATGTTTTTAACACACAGCCAGACCGGCGGACATCGTCCTGGAGTttcataaggacccaaaatatatataattttgtgtatctgcgatgaatatttcgatgacttacaaacggaatgacaaaatcaatctATTTTGATAAGAATCTAACAAATTATGAATATTACTTCTCAACCTAAAggtaattaaaaaactatgcCAAATAACTAATTTACTctaattaatgtttaaaatatttagccgGGTTTTACAAATAACCAAATATTGGTATTGAAAACCCAAAAGATGCtttcaaaaaccaaaacaaattaattcCGGTTCTTTTTAGCACACTTTGGTTTTGTCCACATGCTagtaattatttacatttattttcaatagcCAATTTATGGAGTCTCTTTCAAGAGATAATTTACAAGACACAGCCACATGAAGTAGCAACTTCAAATGCATACAACAATCAAGGAAAACTCCCATAAACTTTAAGAAAGACTGCTGGGAAAGAACTCTATACTCTTAATTTTACATCAATTCTTgtttgtacatattttgttgCTGGAGTAGACTGTGCAAGATGATTATACTAAATTCGAGTTAATATAAACAATCTGAAACTGTTGAAAAACTTTCAGTTGAAAGAAAGCAGTCGtcaaacaaataacaaacaCTCTTCATAAATGCTTTAGCACCCAGCCGCAAACAACATGATATTTAActaatgcaaaattaaaaaaaaagtgtttaaaacattagaatttaaagaaacaaacagcaaaatgggtaaaaaataataagagaAAAGTGAGAAACCTaaacaaatgaatgaatgagtttACCAAACCAAAATCTATCTCTACTACCTCACATACTAtttcatagaaaagttgatAGAAAAAGTAAACCGCaaacaaagtgtaaaataaattaaataaaagttataaaaaagtggaaattaGTGTTAAAAATGGTTAAGAGagctaacaaaaataaaaaaattgcagctgaattttgtgtgtgcgttgaattttttataaattagtaGAAGAAAAGTATATGTTTATAGTAATTATACTTtgtagttatttatttttaacatgtCTGAAGTTCagttacttttttccaaaagaaaaaattagtagtagaggtaaaatatttaaaaattcaaagctcttaataaaaagtacagtggagcaaaatatatttcaatgtaagtATTActgaatgtaaaatttttaatttaagtttatgGATTAAGGGCCATTTTTTGagatcgtatttaaatatgaattatttttaagttctatttaaatacggaAATAAGTTTCTCagtgattttttaaatgatacttaaatggccaacgttggcaatttaaattctatttaagtttcataaactaccatatgtttttgacatctgacttttgttgtttggtttttttcaatctattgtagtgaaaaaaaaatcaaacaacagcgacttgcaaaaactacaattccaatgcggggcaattggagcttattttgtgcattttcctaccaacaattttattgtttaacagacttttatttcttattgggcacaatgtatcaatttttgttttggttgaacagctgttttaagcaaaactatcgataaatgtttgattttatcttatttaaccCTTTATCTGGCAACATGTTATTTTAAGtgcaaaaagttatttttctattactaatactaaaataaaaacacatatttattcagaaattttaaaaaaatatttttttcttgttaatttaaaaaaaactggtgTGTTACAGAAATGTTACATTGCCTGAAAAgttgcaaatattttatgatagaTGGAATGCACGGAAGcagttattatttttgttatagcACAATGCAACACCACATTTTTCGCATAAAGTTTGTGACACGCCTTGGCAATTTGGCATTTTGCACCGTATTCTCTTTTCCGCCCAGACTGGCCAATGACCAACCTGGTCTAGACGTACAGCTTGTGGTGGAGCATGTTGAGCCGGTCCTTTGGACTTTTTTGCTTGTAAATCAGGTTCAATTGATCTCgttctttttattttagatttggTATCGAGCTTCAAAAGAGTTTCAGCAATCTGCAGACGAAATTCTGCAGAAGATAACAACTTGTGTGTTTTATTGGCTGCACTGTTCTTTTTGTACAATAGCCATGAGTTCGCCATTACTAAATCTAAAAAGTGGTAAAATAATCGAACTTGCCACCTTTTACTGCGAAGCTGAATTTTGTATCTTCCCATAATAGCGTCAATGAGATCTACACCTCCCATGTGCGCATTATATTGGCCAACAATGGAAGGACGTTCTATTTCAATATACTTTTTTTGAGCTTTGTCGTATCTCTTTACTGGACGTTTTGGGATTTCACCAATGAAAGTAGAAGCCAgatttacaattttgttgtcCTTCCATGAGACTGTTGCAATTTCAATTCCTTCAACGCTACAAACAAACTCTACAGAAGATCCTCTATTGTTCTTAATCATTTCCTTTTCAGGTGGAAGTTTACAATTTTGAATACGGTTTCTTCTTATCGTTCCTACGCTAAAAATTCCTTCTTTAGCTAAATAGGCGAGGAGAGGcaaagaagtaaaataattgTCGAAATatagttgaaaattttgttttctgggAATGATTCGCGCCAGTCTCATGACTACATTTGAAGATGCGCCTAGGTCAGGTTCGTTGCTCTCAATAACATTTTCCTTTCCAGTTTCTGGCTCAATTTTATAAGCGAATCCCGAAGACCCACatagtacatatattttataaccCCATTTATGGGGTTTGTTAGGTATGTAACGCTTTAGATGGTTTCTGGCTTTGGTAGAACACATCTGTTCATCGACACAAAGATGTGGTTCAAGAGGAACTttacgaaaatttttatttaattcgtCTATGACTGGCCGGACTTTAAACATTCTATCATAATTTTTGTCGGTTGCAGCCAGATTTTTGGTGTTATCATTGAAGTGAATTACCCgtctaattttttcaaatttttttaaaggcatcACTTCTCGTATTTTTGTGGTCCCAATGCTGTTGCTCCAGTGACTGGATGCATTAGGAAGCTGTACCAACGACATCATGTACACAATGCCAATAAATTGTTGAATATCTATTTGTGCTACGCGAAATGTATCACTGATGTCCTTTTGCGtgatatacaaatttgtttcatCAGCAATGTATTGCAACATTTCTTTTGAAaggaagtaaaaaaaatattgtattggaGTGCTAAGGCTTTTTATTTCTTCGGGCAATGTTGTATTCCCTTTGAATATCAGTTGTTGCTCATTTAGAACAAGGTTTTTCTTTTTCCAAAGAATGTTCTCATAACGCTTCTTTTGGCATTGCCTACTTTCTGCTGCTTCATTTCCTACACATTCTATTATATCGTTAATATCTGGAGCAACATCTTCGATAATGGCGTCTTGTGCATCTACAGTATATTCAGGATCATGAGCAACATCTTCAAAAATGGAGTCTTCTACATCTACCGAATATTCAGGATCAGCCACACTATCATCGTCAAAGTCAAGTCCATCCTCACTTTCCTCaagaatttctaaaattttcgcATTCGTCAGCGACATATTTACATGTAGGctacgaaaaaaaaacacattactGTGCAATGTGACATAAATGTAACAAACTGAAATTAACCAAATACAATTAGAATATGGTTTGCTTTCAGttgtattttatgaaaatcactttattaCATACTTACGGACTTATTATAAACcaagaaaataatatgtataacaCAAATCTGATTTTCACACTGAAAACTTAAACACTTGTTatggtttgaaatttttttcagcaaTAACCTTTTGGCACAGAAAAACATGTGATAATAATATTGTCCCGttacattttatttctttgttattGAGTACAGTTTGTACTAATTATGTTACAAAacctaaaataattatattgatAAAACACAGCAATATATAGGCAATTTTTGGGTATGTGACATTTCTGTTACATGGCCAGATAAAgggttaaataagaaaaattatatagcaCTGGAAAACTCAAACAGTATTTATATACcacttaaatttaagtaaaaacaagtaagaaagtatggtcggtcaagcccgacaccctacaataagtaaaagagcaaaaacatttttcttttaaaatttcaataatttatatttttgagtgattttcggaagtgggccttatatgagggctatgaccaattatggaccgatcaccatgaaattaggtcgtgtgatttatgtctatatgaaagtttactatgttgaattttatgagtataccaacatttatgcacgttaaagtgattttcggaagtgggtctatatgggagctacgactaattatggaccgatcgtaacaaaatttggtgacatgaattttgtgtatataaaacttatttggagcggaatttgtggagatacatatataaattaaacatttatgaccgataaagaccaatttcgaaaggacatttgtatgggggctagttgaaataatggaccgatttcagccagttgcttggtccttgggcgaaaaaataatatgtaccaaattttatcgaaatatcttcaaaattgcgacctgtactctgcgcacaaggtttacacgaacagccagccagatggacattgtttaatcgactcagaaagtgattctaagtcgatcggtatactttaaggttatacattataccctccccactatggtgaggACTCAACAAATGTTTAATCCTCCcataaccattataaaagagtattatttgtttggtctttgataaccattatgaatgatttttattttttcggtcTTCTATAGGCTATagccattacaaatatttatactctacaccaccatagtggggagggcataatgagtttgtgcagatgtttgtaacgcacaaaaatattagtctaacacccaccccTAAGTAAACCGAtctactcagaatcactttctgtataatcttttttttatgtcGTTAGCGGTgtagtgtaaaaatttgattttgccacgccCTTCCGCCAACAtaccgaaaattaaaaattttttacagtattaaccgctgggctattctgaagattccctcaAAATTTCATCAGCCGTTTTTGATCCCATatgaaatatacatacatacaaacatcggtttttataccctacaccaccagattgggttagtgctgatgtttgtaacgtgcaaaaatgtTGTCTCAactcccaccttaaagtataccaatctgcccATGATCACTTCCTGAGTCGCTTGTAATCAGGTCTTTAAAATGATAATTAGATGAAATTTAgtacaagcttttctattgccccaaggacaatagcctccatacgattgccctTTCGAAAAacagttaagctctcataaatatcgtAGTTATATATGTAGATATCCAGTCCATATTCagaacaaattagttttatattttgtgatgatcggtccataattagtcatatctccaATATAATCATcttctcggtgtagggtatgTAGGATGTAGGGTCGGACTTGACCAACTATACTTTCCTACTTGTTATATatacagttactaaagtatacgtacgatttactttttgggacttttttaaaaaatctatatatttaaaaatacaaggcctgtcTCATTCATTtactcactcactcatgactgatgagtcagtgaatgaatgagtcaggccttgtatttttaaatatatagacttttaaaaaaggcccaaaaagtcgatcgtacgtatactttagtaactgtgtgtatatatggattatattatttttaaagaaaattttaatttaactttaatatattttttcatacgTTTAACATGAATTTTCCTGTGATCAACTCTATTATTAGACTATAATTATAATTCTCAATAAAGAATAATCAACAAACTGTTTTGGTATAAAACGATTTTAATTAATGTTGTGAAATCAATTAATTCAAACGattgttgtaaaaaatataaataaaatacttttttatacccttcacctttgtaagaagggtatatataagtttgtcattccgtttgtaatttccacaatataattttccgaccctataaattatatatattctgtagcTCGTTTATGTATTTctcgaatcgaaaaactttccgcatgaaacgattgaattgcaacaaaaacagtgtaaaatgaaacaaaatatgttttttgtcGCACAAGTATTTCTGTATCTTGAATTTGCGagaattatctgtcatttaaaaaattttccagcaattattggaaggatgtgagaaaaagtgtttctgtaacaatattttgagaaaagtttctcacaagaactgtcaaaacaagtcacatttgaaattggtgtaagaaaaactaaactaaagtacacaaaaatgtgtttcaaaatattttttttaaattcagcagttataaacgttttgttttatatttaaatgatgacaatcaataaaacacaattgttatagtttggcatttttttttagcatttcactgttttggttttattataatttctttctttcgttgacgtttgtcttgcacttgacacttaattactggaaatattccagaagaacagaatctgtgttgtctgttttcgcattcaaatacagaaacacttttttctcgcacatcgagaaacgatggaattttttgtttcacacttcatgtgagaagttttgcgatgcgagaaatacagaaacgagctacaggatccttatagatagcggagtcgattaagccatgtccgtccatctgtctgttgaaatcaactttccgaagcccccaaataacttacatacattaatataggtcattaatatagacaatatggatatctaatgatagatatttcaaagacctttgaaacgacgtatataagaccatagtaagttggacctacaatgggtcaaaatcagaaaaaatatatttttttttcaccaaaagtttttttttcgctaaatactgacaaaaaaaattttaattaaaaaaaatgttttccaaaaaattaaaaaaacaactttggaaaaaaaaattttgtttacctaaaatattgaaaattgttattttgaaatataatttggtgaagggtatataagattcggcacaaccgaatatagctctcttacttgtttaattaaatatttgttgttttatatacatacataaaaa
The nucleotide sequence above comes from Calliphora vicina chromosome 1, idCalVici1.1, whole genome shotgun sequence. Encoded proteins:
- the LOC135952171 gene encoding piggyBac transposable element-derived protein 2-like, whose protein sequence is MSLTNAKILEILEESEDGLDFDDDSVADPEYSVDVEDSIFEDVAHDPEYTVDAQDAIIEDVAPDINDIIECVGNEAAESRQCQKKRYENILWKKKNLVLNEQQLIFKGNTTLPEEIKSLSTPIQYFFYFLSKEMLQYIADETNLYITQKDISDTFRVAQIDIQQFIGIVYMMSLVQLPNASSHWSNSIGTTKIREVMPLKKFEKIRRVIHFNDNTKNLAATDKNYDRMFKVRPVIDELNKNFRKVPLEPHLCVDEQMCSTKARNHLKRYIPNKPHKWGYKIYVLCGSSGFAYKIEPETGKENVIESNEPDLGASSNVVMRLARIIPRKQNFQLYFDNYFTSLPLLAYLAKEGIFSVGTIRRNRIQNCKLPPEKEMIKNNRGSSVEFVCSVEGIEIATVSWKDNKIVNLASTFIGEIPKRPVKRYDKAQKKYIEIERPSIVGQYNAHMGGVDLIDAIMGRYKIQLRSKRWQVRLFYHFLDLVMANSWLLYKKNSAANKTHKLLSSAEFRLQIAETLLKLDTKSKIKRTRSIEPDLQAKKSKGPAQHAPPQAVRLDQVGHWPVWAEKRIRCKMPNCQGVSQTLCEKCGVALCYNKNNNCFRAFHLS